A single Aquipuribacter sp. SD81 DNA region contains:
- a CDS encoding VOC family protein: MTAESTETAHRHTPGLHGWVTHTELSSDDPAATREWCATVLGWRFRPVMATPAGDYHLFSYSEQGGGGVRATAPGEPPGSTPTVHVDDADAAFTAALAAGASAVEDPHDVMPGVRVALVRAPGGVLLGFSGPSRDGQAPA; the protein is encoded by the coding sequence ATGACCGCCGAGTCGACCGAGACCGCCCACCGCCACACCCCCGGCCTGCACGGCTGGGTGACCCATACGGAGCTGTCGAGCGACGACCCCGCTGCGACGCGCGAGTGGTGCGCCACCGTCCTCGGCTGGCGGTTCCGGCCCGTCATGGCCACCCCCGCCGGCGACTACCACCTCTTCTCCTACTCCGAGCAGGGCGGCGGCGGAGTCCGCGCGACCGCGCCCGGCGAGCCACCCGGCTCCACGCCGACCGTGCACGTCGACGACGCCGACGCCGCCTTCACCGCGGCGCTCGCGGCCGGCGCGTCGGCGGTCGAGGACCCGCACGACGTCATGCCGGGCGTGCGGGTGGCGCTCGTGCGCGCGCCGGGTGGGGTCCTGCTCGGCTTCTCCGGTCCGAGCCGAGACGGGCAGGCGCCCGCATGA
- a CDS encoding alpha/beta fold hydrolase, which produces MRSRYRTDEGRRVVVAWCRERLAETDVAHEERSVETGAGSSHLLVAGRGGATVLLLPGTDMAAATSLPLVRALVEEGLRVVVADLPDQPGLSDADLPRRHRMTAYGTWAGQVVERLRHESPQPGPLVVVGHSLGAAVALAMPTAGVAALVLVDPAGLVRLRVGRRVLAATLPWVLRPTPARSRALLEQLTGPGHPPSAQLVEWFTLVARCCRPVGAPGPLPGAVLDRWRGTPVHVLSGEHDCFLPPDALAAAARDRLGTALTVLPGLGHLAVDEDPDAVARAVAEVARPR; this is translated from the coding sequence GTGCGCAGCCGCTACCGGACGGACGAGGGTCGGCGGGTCGTCGTCGCGTGGTGCCGGGAGCGCCTCGCCGAGACCGACGTGGCGCACGAGGAGCGCAGCGTCGAGACCGGCGCGGGCAGCTCGCACCTGCTCGTCGCCGGGCGCGGCGGTGCCACCGTTCTCCTCCTGCCGGGCACCGACATGGCCGCGGCCACGAGCCTGCCGCTCGTGCGCGCCCTCGTGGAGGAGGGTCTGCGGGTCGTTGTCGCGGACCTGCCGGACCAGCCCGGGCTCAGCGACGCCGACCTCCCCCGTCGGCACCGCATGACGGCGTACGGGACGTGGGCCGGACAGGTGGTCGAACGGCTGCGGCACGAGTCGCCCCAGCCCGGACCGCTCGTCGTCGTCGGGCACTCGCTCGGCGCGGCCGTCGCGCTCGCGATGCCCACCGCCGGCGTCGCCGCGCTCGTGCTCGTGGACCCGGCTGGGCTCGTGCGGCTGCGCGTGGGCCGGCGGGTGCTCGCGGCGACGCTGCCGTGGGTGCTGCGGCCCACCCCGGCCCGGTCCCGCGCCCTCCTCGAGCAGCTGACCGGTCCGGGCCACCCCCCGAGCGCGCAGCTCGTCGAGTGGTTCACCCTCGTCGCCCGTTGCTGCCGACCCGTCGGCGCACCCGGGCCGCTGCCCGGAGCCGTCCTCGACCGCTGGCGCGGCACCCCGGTGCACGTGCTGTCCGGCGAGCACGACTGCTTCCTGCCACCCGACGCGCTCGCGGCCGCCGCCCGCGACCGGCTCGGCACCGCGCTGACCGTCCTGCCCGGGCTCGGCCACCTCGCGGTGGACGAGGACCCCGACGCGGTCGCCCGGGCCGTCGCGGAGGTCGCCCGTCCGCGGTAG
- a CDS encoding SpoIIE family protein phosphatase, whose translation MPTQDLSRLAATFDTLLANAPLGIGVFDRDCRHVRVNAVLAQMNGRDADELIGRTPAEVNGEVGEQAETLYRQVMAGGEPMRGVRLSGEVSARPGDRRHWDLAFHPIRLPRARAPEGQELPGDGEVVGLCVVVDDVTVETELAAQVQRSSARIEHITESMVVGYLAMDADWRVTHVNAHAVAALGRSREALVGRTIWELFPETVGTAFEEGYRRARDSARPVSFDAYYPPPLDAWYEVRATPEGDGVALYFTDITVRVRAQRDAQVALRRAELLAEAGELFAGVADAEEALAALAGLLVPAVADWAVVTVVEGAVDDPDGAHDPRRRKATSVLDETADRVRAAARLQRMHDVAVAHRDPARVGDVERYAAARLDAYRSSPVPTVSPYMARALLDGAPSVIASGATAAVRDTFPTHPPHPAVHALEALAPESALMVPVVARGRTLGMVSLCWDAAPAHRADASGASVAAGARLGASPVEELGVDPVDTRTALGASGPTPEVVSLVRAVADRAGIVVDAVAAAQQQVRIAEQLQRALLTAPPEPDHAHVVVRYVPAAAAAQVGGDWYDAFLQPPGATVLVIGDVLGHDTDAAAAMGQVRTLVRAAAVMTGEGPAGVLRATDRAVRALEVGPTVTAVVLRLEQDAEQVERRVTTLRWSNAGHPPPVLLDEDGGARFLHAPDAGADLLLGVDPDVDRGEHTAEVPRGSTVLLYTDGLVERRREGLDAGLERLRATVAAVARAQAAGDVADGLDALCDEVLARMLPERGRDDVALVAVRLHHQDRPRPLQAGAVDLPSWASAEPDVPLVDGRP comes from the coding sequence GTGCCGACCCAGGACCTGAGCCGCCTGGCGGCGACGTTCGACACGCTGCTCGCCAACGCCCCCCTCGGCATCGGCGTGTTCGACCGCGACTGCCGGCACGTGCGCGTCAACGCCGTGCTCGCGCAGATGAACGGGCGCGACGCCGACGAGCTCATAGGCCGCACGCCCGCGGAGGTGAACGGCGAGGTGGGCGAGCAGGCGGAGACGCTGTACCGGCAGGTCATGGCCGGCGGCGAGCCGATGCGAGGCGTCCGGCTGTCCGGCGAGGTCAGCGCCCGGCCGGGGGACCGGCGCCACTGGGACCTCGCCTTCCACCCCATCCGGCTGCCGCGGGCCCGGGCTCCCGAGGGGCAGGAGCTCCCCGGCGACGGGGAGGTCGTGGGCCTGTGCGTCGTCGTCGACGACGTGACGGTCGAGACCGAGCTCGCCGCGCAGGTGCAGCGCTCCTCCGCGCGCATCGAGCACATCACCGAGTCGATGGTCGTCGGCTACCTCGCGATGGACGCGGACTGGCGGGTGACGCACGTCAACGCCCACGCCGTCGCCGCCCTCGGACGCAGCCGCGAGGCCCTCGTCGGGCGCACCATCTGGGAGCTGTTCCCCGAGACGGTCGGCACCGCCTTCGAGGAGGGCTACCGCCGGGCGCGCGACTCGGCCCGCCCCGTCAGCTTCGACGCGTACTACCCGCCGCCGCTGGACGCCTGGTACGAGGTGCGGGCCACCCCGGAGGGCGACGGCGTCGCGCTGTACTTCACCGACATCACCGTGAGGGTGCGGGCCCAGCGCGACGCGCAGGTCGCTCTCAGGCGCGCCGAGCTGCTCGCCGAGGCCGGGGAGCTCTTCGCGGGCGTGGCCGACGCCGAGGAGGCACTCGCCGCGCTCGCCGGACTGCTCGTGCCGGCCGTCGCGGACTGGGCGGTCGTGACGGTCGTCGAGGGCGCCGTCGACGACCCGGACGGCGCGCACGACCCACGACGGCGGAAGGCGACGTCGGTCCTCGACGAGACCGCCGACCGGGTGCGTGCGGCCGCCCGGCTGCAGCGGATGCACGACGTCGCCGTCGCGCACCGCGACCCGGCCCGGGTGGGTGACGTCGAGCGCTACGCGGCCGCGCGCCTCGACGCCTACCGGTCCTCGCCGGTGCCGACCGTGTCGCCGTACATGGCGCGGGCGCTGCTCGACGGCGCACCCAGCGTCATCGCCTCCGGGGCGACGGCGGCGGTGCGCGACACGTTCCCCACGCACCCGCCCCACCCGGCGGTGCACGCGCTGGAGGCGCTCGCCCCGGAGTCGGCCCTCATGGTCCCGGTCGTGGCCCGCGGCCGGACCCTCGGCATGGTGAGCCTGTGCTGGGACGCGGCGCCCGCGCACCGAGCGGACGCCTCCGGCGCCTCGGTGGCAGCGGGAGCGCGGCTCGGGGCCAGCCCGGTGGAAGAGCTCGGGGTCGACCCCGTCGACACGCGCACCGCACTGGGCGCGAGCGGCCCGACCCCCGAGGTCGTGTCGCTGGTGCGCGCGGTCGCCGACCGCGCGGGGATCGTCGTCGACGCGGTCGCCGCGGCGCAGCAGCAGGTGCGGATCGCCGAGCAGCTGCAGCGAGCCCTGCTCACCGCGCCTCCCGAGCCCGACCACGCCCACGTCGTCGTGCGGTACGTGCCCGCCGCGGCGGCCGCGCAGGTGGGCGGCGACTGGTACGACGCCTTCCTCCAGCCGCCCGGGGCGACGGTGCTCGTCATCGGCGACGTGCTCGGCCACGACACCGACGCGGCCGCCGCCATGGGACAGGTGCGGACGCTCGTGCGCGCAGCAGCCGTCATGACGGGCGAGGGACCCGCGGGCGTGCTGCGGGCCACCGACAGGGCGGTCCGCGCGCTCGAGGTCGGTCCCACCGTCACGGCGGTGGTCCTTCGGCTCGAGCAGGACGCCGAGCAGGTGGAACGGCGCGTGACCACGCTGCGCTGGTCCAACGCGGGCCACCCGCCCCCCGTCCTGCTCGACGAGGACGGCGGGGCCCGCTTCCTCCACGCGCCGGACGCCGGCGCCGACCTGCTGCTCGGGGTCGACCCCGACGTCGACCGTGGCGAGCACACGGCCGAGGTGCCGCGTGGCTCGACCGTGCTGCTCTACACCGACGGGCTCGTGGAGCGGCGCCGCGAGGGCCTCGACGCCGGGCTCGAGCGGCTGCGGGCGACCGTGGCCGCCGTGGCCCGCGCGCAGGCGGCCGGTGACGTCGCGGACGGTCTGGACGCGCTGTGCGACGAGGTGCTCGCGCGCATGCTGCCCGAGCGCGGCCGGGACGACGTCGCGCTCGTCGCGGTCCGGCTGCACCACCAGGACCGGCCCCGACCGCTCCAGGCCGGGGCTGTCGACCTCCCGTCGTGGGCGTCGGCCGAGCCCGACGTCCCGCTGGTCGACGGCCGACCCTGA
- a CDS encoding VOC family protein, giving the protein MATQLFAYLSYPDAPAALDWLRAVGFEVVARQDGEDGSVLHSEVRLGDVVCMVASDDAAYTVAPLVGRSSGAGLYLGMADAAEVDAFHDAAVAAGGTSVTPPEDTEWGTRRCRVLDPAGREWSGGTYLPGSSWG; this is encoded by the coding sequence GTGGCCACGCAGCTGTTCGCGTACCTCAGCTACCCCGACGCGCCCGCGGCGCTCGACTGGCTCCGCGCCGTCGGCTTCGAGGTGGTCGCCCGGCAGGACGGCGAGGACGGCAGCGTCCTGCACAGCGAGGTGCGGCTCGGCGACGTCGTCTGCATGGTGGCGAGCGACGACGCCGCGTACACGGTCGCGCCGCTCGTCGGCCGCTCGAGCGGCGCCGGGCTCTACCTCGGCATGGCCGACGCGGCCGAGGTCGACGCGTTCCACGACGCGGCGGTCGCCGCGGGCGGGACCTCGGTGACGCCGCCGGAGGACACCGAGTGGGGCACCCGGCGGTGCCGGGTGCTCGACCCCGCCGGGCGGGAGTGGAGCGGGGGCACCTACCTGCCGGGCAGCAGCTGGGGCTGA
- a CDS encoding GAF and ANTAR domain-containing protein, whose translation MNSTVRLASVFVELADTLVERFDIVDFVQVLAERSVELLGADAAGLMLADERGGLRLMASTLERMRHLETFELQIDEGPCRDCFETGVAVANVRLADARERWPRFTEAALAAGFGSTHALPMRLRGRVIGALNLFTDADQRMSEEDLQVGQAMADVATIGLLQERSLQEQTVLSEQLQYALHSRVQVELAKGMLSERAGVSLEEAFRRMRLHARGRGLPLTQVAGQVIDGTLVPDGPAAS comes from the coding sequence ATGAACAGCACCGTGCGTCTGGCGTCGGTCTTCGTGGAGCTGGCGGACACGCTGGTGGAGCGCTTCGACATCGTGGACTTCGTCCAGGTCCTCGCCGAGCGCAGCGTCGAGCTGCTCGGGGCCGACGCGGCCGGGCTCATGCTCGCCGACGAGCGGGGCGGCCTGCGGCTCATGGCCTCGACGCTGGAGCGCATGCGGCACCTGGAGACCTTCGAGCTGCAGATCGACGAGGGGCCCTGTCGGGACTGCTTCGAGACGGGCGTCGCGGTCGCCAACGTGCGCCTGGCCGACGCCCGCGAGCGGTGGCCCCGCTTCACCGAGGCCGCGCTCGCAGCCGGGTTCGGCTCGACGCACGCCCTGCCCATGCGGCTGCGGGGGCGGGTCATCGGCGCGCTCAACCTCTTCACCGACGCGGATCAGCGGATGAGCGAGGAGGACCTCCAGGTGGGGCAGGCGATGGCGGACGTCGCGACCATCGGGCTCCTGCAGGAGCGGAGCCTGCAGGAGCAGACCGTGCTGAGCGAGCAGCTGCAGTACGCGCTGCACAGCCGGGTGCAGGTCGAGCTGGCGAAGGGGATGCTCTCCGAGCGGGCCGGCGTCAGCCTGGAGGAGGCGTTCCGGCGGATGCGCTTGCACGCGCGGGGTCGCGGCCTGCCGCTCACCCAGGTCGCCGGCCAGGTGATCGACGGCACGCTCGTCCCGGACGGGCCCGCCGCGTCCTGA
- a CDS encoding SRPBCC family protein, with amino-acid sequence MSARTIEKSVHVAAPPERVWSVLLDDTTYRRWTAAFMPGSYAETDWQEGSTVRFVDPSRTGMLGRVLTSRYPELVDIEYDGIVTEGRDDTDSDAAREYRGTRETYRLTPTDGGTHLAVSAPSAEEYYDDMVAAWDRALATLKELAEAPSGG; translated from the coding sequence ATGAGCGCCCGCACCATCGAGAAGTCCGTGCACGTCGCCGCGCCACCGGAGCGGGTGTGGAGCGTCCTGCTCGACGACACCACGTACCGGCGGTGGACGGCCGCGTTCATGCCCGGCTCCTACGCCGAGACCGACTGGCAGGAGGGCAGCACCGTCCGCTTCGTCGACCCGTCCCGCACCGGCATGCTCGGCCGCGTCCTGACGAGCAGGTACCCGGAGCTGGTCGACATCGAGTACGACGGCATCGTCACCGAGGGCCGCGACGACACCGACAGCGACGCCGCCCGGGAGTACCGCGGCACCCGGGAGACCTACCGGCTCACCCCGACGGACGGCGGCACCCACCTGGCGGTCTCCGCGCCGAGCGCCGAGGAGTACTACGACGACATGGTCGCCGCGTGGGACCGGGCGCTCGCCACGCTCAAGGAGCTCGCCGAGGCACCCTCCGGCGGCTGA
- the murJ gene encoding murein biosynthesis integral membrane protein MurJ: MSGPARGSGRRSSGLVAAGILVSRVTGLVRERALGHYLGTSGAADAFTVAFRIPNLLQHLLGEGVLSASFIPVYSRLLAEGRPRDAGRVASAVLGLLVLAAGGLTLLGVALAEPLTVLIAGGLRARPDTFALTVDLVRLMFPAVGLLVVSAWCLGVLNSHGRFFLSYVAPSLLNVAQVVALALAAWYLVDGTAGTVRVQEELVRWLGVGTVVGGGLQLLVQLPAVLRLTRGLRPVPRVRVPGVPEVLRAFGPVVAAKGVVQVSTYLQVLLASYLAAGALASLRYAQVLYLLPVSLFGMAVAAAALPRLSAGSAQERAAGGGRESSLRHVEAGLGRVAALVVPTAVGYLVVGDLVTATLFQTGEFGRLEVVAVWLVLAGFTVGLTATTSGRLLQAALYAGSETRIPAVTATVRVVVSLVVGAVLMLQLDRVAVTPDGLRVLGDLPALTPLPADERDDTAGVVRLGAAGLALGSGLAAWVEVVALRRAVRRRLGPVRLGGGQLGRIALAAAAAGAVAGLARPLLLTLPPEVGGLAAVALLGAVYVPSARALGVREVTEVLASLVRRVRARRG; encoded by the coding sequence CTGAGCGGGCCAGCGCGGGGCTCCGGGCGGCGCAGCTCGGGCCTGGTCGCCGCCGGCATCCTCGTCTCCCGCGTCACGGGGCTCGTGCGCGAGCGCGCGCTCGGGCACTACCTCGGCACGAGCGGTGCCGCCGACGCCTTCACCGTCGCGTTCCGCATCCCGAACCTGCTGCAGCACCTGCTGGGGGAGGGGGTGCTGTCGGCGTCGTTCATCCCGGTGTACAGCCGGCTGCTGGCCGAGGGGCGGCCGCGCGACGCCGGCCGGGTCGCCTCGGCGGTGCTCGGCCTGCTCGTCCTCGCCGCAGGTGGCCTCACCCTGCTCGGGGTCGCCCTCGCCGAGCCGCTCACGGTCCTGATCGCGGGTGGCCTGCGCGCCCGACCGGACACGTTCGCGCTCACCGTCGACCTCGTCCGGCTCATGTTCCCCGCCGTCGGCCTGCTGGTCGTGAGCGCGTGGTGCCTCGGGGTCCTCAACAGCCACGGCCGGTTCTTCCTCTCCTACGTCGCGCCGTCGCTGCTCAACGTGGCGCAGGTCGTCGCGCTCGCCCTGGCTGCCTGGTACCTCGTCGACGGGACGGCCGGGACGGTCCGGGTGCAGGAGGAGCTCGTCCGCTGGCTGGGCGTCGGCACCGTCGTCGGAGGCGGGCTGCAGCTGCTCGTGCAGCTGCCGGCGGTGCTGCGGCTCACGCGCGGGCTGCGGCCGGTCCCGCGCGTGCGCGTACCCGGCGTGCCGGAGGTGCTGCGCGCGTTCGGGCCCGTGGTGGCGGCCAAGGGCGTCGTGCAGGTCTCGACGTACCTGCAGGTGCTGCTCGCGAGCTACCTCGCCGCCGGTGCGCTCGCGAGCCTGCGGTACGCGCAGGTGCTCTACCTGCTGCCCGTCAGCCTCTTCGGCATGGCGGTCGCCGCCGCGGCGCTGCCACGGCTGTCGGCCGGCTCGGCGCAGGAGCGCGCGGCGGGGGGCGGCCGGGAGTCGTCGCTGCGGCACGTCGAGGCGGGGCTCGGCCGGGTCGCCGCCCTCGTCGTGCCGACCGCGGTCGGCTACCTCGTGGTCGGGGACCTCGTGACCGCGACGCTCTTCCAGACGGGTGAGTTCGGGCGGCTGGAGGTGGTGGCGGTGTGGCTCGTGCTCGCCGGCTTCACCGTCGGGCTCACCGCCACCACATCGGGCCGGCTGCTCCAGGCCGCCCTGTACGCCGGCTCGGAGACGCGGATCCCCGCGGTCACCGCCACCGTCCGTGTCGTCGTGTCCCTGGTGGTGGGGGCCGTCCTCATGCTGCAGCTGGACCGGGTGGCGGTCACGCCGGACGGGCTGCGCGTCCTCGGGGACCTGCCCGCCCTCACCCCGCTGCCCGCCGACGAGCGCGACGACACCGCCGGCGTCGTGCGTCTCGGTGCGGCGGGCCTGGCGCTCGGCAGCGGGCTCGCCGCCTGGGTCGAGGTCGTGGCGCTGCGCCGGGCCGTCCGGCGCCGGCTCGGCCCGGTCCGGCTCGGCGGCGGCCAGCTCGGCCGGATCGCCCTCGCCGCCGCGGCGGCCGGTGCGGTCGCGGGGCTGGCCCGGCCGCTGCTGCTCACCCTGCCGCCGGAGGTGGGCGGTCTCGCCGCGGTCGCCCTGCTCGGTGCCGTGTACGTGCCGTCGGCCCGTGCGCTCGGCGTCCGCGAGGTGACCGAGGTGCTCGCGAGCCTCGTGCGCCGGGTCCGGGCGCGACGAGGCTGA
- a CDS encoding ATP-grasp domain-containing protein, with translation MSRRALVVTLGRARGALAAVRSLTAAGWTVGVGTPDGGGMVGASRACAARHTVPRPRGDGQDFLAGVQRAVREGGYDVVFGGADDWMAALSWFAADVPARVAHPAPDVVARALDKAELGERARAVGIASPATTTGTTEALASWDGPVVVKCRSHWRPGQREPLRVETRVFASAHDGAARERLRQIEAAGLEAVLQRPVSGGLGALIGLVHDGRLVGRVQQRARTLWPTPSGVSASAETVAVDADLAARAERLLAGLGWTGLVELQFLTGDDGVPHLIDLNGRFYGSMGLADAARPGLADAWARQALGLPVPDLPDAPAGVRFSWGAGDLRRATVERRGGLVRDVAGTLRWAASARTSVWSRRDPAPTWHLVTSRLRPTGRRAVGPGPAVGTGSSRPDAGDPTVGGAVVSDSRVLG, from the coding sequence GTGAGCCGGAGGGCACTGGTCGTCACCCTGGGGCGGGCGCGCGGTGCTCTCGCGGCCGTCCGCTCCCTGACGGCCGCCGGCTGGACGGTCGGGGTGGGCACGCCCGACGGGGGCGGCATGGTCGGCGCGTCCCGCGCCTGCGCCGCCCGTCACACGGTGCCCCGCCCGCGCGGCGACGGTCAGGACTTCCTCGCCGGGGTGCAGCGGGCCGTCCGTGAGGGCGGCTACGACGTCGTCTTCGGCGGCGCCGACGACTGGATGGCCGCCCTGTCGTGGTTCGCGGCCGACGTCCCGGCGCGTGTCGCCCACCCGGCCCCCGACGTCGTCGCCCGCGCGCTGGACAAGGCCGAGCTCGGTGAGCGCGCCCGCGCGGTCGGCATCGCCTCGCCGGCGACCACGACCGGGACGACCGAGGCGCTCGCGTCCTGGGACGGCCCCGTGGTCGTCAAGTGCCGCTCGCACTGGCGGCCCGGTCAGCGGGAGCCGCTGCGCGTGGAGACGCGCGTGTTCGCGAGCGCGCACGACGGCGCCGCCCGCGAGCGGCTGCGGCAGATCGAGGCGGCCGGTCTCGAGGCGGTCCTGCAGCGCCCGGTGAGCGGTGGCCTCGGTGCCCTCATCGGGCTCGTGCACGACGGCCGGCTCGTGGGGAGGGTGCAGCAGCGGGCCCGGACGCTCTGGCCGACCCCGAGCGGCGTCTCGGCGAGCGCGGAGACCGTGGCGGTCGACGCCGACCTGGCCGCGCGGGCCGAGCGGCTGCTGGCCGGGCTCGGCTGGACGGGGCTCGTCGAGCTGCAGTTCCTCACCGGCGACGACGGCGTACCGCACCTCATCGACCTCAACGGCCGCTTCTACGGCTCGATGGGCCTCGCCGACGCGGCACGCCCGGGCCTCGCCGACGCGTGGGCACGGCAGGCCCTCGGCCTGCCCGTCCCCGACCTGCCCGACGCGCCGGCGGGCGTGCGGTTCTCCTGGGGGGCGGGCGACCTGCGACGGGCGACGGTGGAGCGCCGCGGCGGGCTCGTCCGCGACGTGGCGGGCACCCTGCGCTGGGCGGCGTCCGCGCGCACGAGCGTGTGGTCGCGGCGCGACCCGGCTCCCACGTGGCACCTCGTCACGAGCCGGCTGCGACCGACCGGTCGCCGTGCCGTGGGTCCCGGACCGGCGGTCGGCACCGGCTCGTCCCGACCGGACGCGGGGGACCCGACCGTCGGTGGGGCCGTCGTGTCGGACTCCCGGGTCCTGGGCTGA
- a CDS encoding diguanylate cyclase domain-containing protein: MDETGHLADTTPRPPGAGPSGEAVLEAPLTQLLTSPAAALVTGLHERWPADLWLVSRFDGANEVVVAASGRQPDPPSVGTRTPWLGSLALALAAGAPSWCPDVEQEPAYATVGADRRRGTHSYAGAVVTGPDGLWGAVTGVSRHRHDPALAAAVAALGLTAGVLGALVEVAAGDVSGSSLLAELRTHREQAAAAREQACTDVLTGLRNRRGWYRALVVDNGGPEDPAGGTAAVLVLDLDGLKAVNDASGHAAGDRLLRQVAELLSAAVGPGDVVARCGGDEFAVLTSAARLDDLTARVRRGLAGHGIGASTGAAVREAGEPLGRTWHRADLLMYAVKRRRRTDATVLRLRPADPPPEPARAWEPVGRRPLSRVLRDAAVAARDVVPGTLAASVTVVVGARLDAVVLDGPPAAALDERQYDDGGPGRRAALTGHVVRPVDGTGPGSVTAASWADFAAAAHRRGVEGCLAVPVGPAEVGPLPVGPPGEVPVPDSPTLSLVLYGPAAYTAADEAALLALARRMEPALVDAARWERLVRERRQLLQAMESRAVIEQAKGVVVATQGLDADAAFAWLRVRSRTSNRKLRDVARDVVDGVRPEGPVAGRDPGA, translated from the coding sequence GTGGACGAGACCGGCCACCTCGCGGACACCACGCCACGACCTCCTGGGGCCGGCCCGTCGGGCGAGGCCGTCCTCGAGGCGCCCCTCACGCAGCTGCTGACGAGCCCGGCCGCGGCGCTCGTGACCGGCCTGCACGAGCGCTGGCCCGCCGACCTGTGGCTCGTCAGCCGCTTCGACGGGGCCAACGAGGTGGTGGTCGCGGCCTCGGGCCGGCAGCCCGACCCTCCGTCCGTCGGGACGCGGACGCCGTGGCTCGGCTCCCTCGCCCTCGCCCTGGCCGCCGGGGCACCCTCGTGGTGTCCTGACGTCGAGCAGGAGCCGGCGTACGCCACGGTCGGCGCGGACCGGCGCCGCGGCACCCACTCCTACGCCGGTGCCGTCGTGACCGGCCCGGACGGCCTGTGGGGCGCCGTGACCGGGGTCTCGCGGCACCGTCACGACCCGGCTCTGGCCGCCGCCGTCGCCGCCCTCGGCCTGACCGCCGGCGTCCTCGGGGCGCTGGTGGAGGTGGCGGCGGGCGACGTCTCGGGCTCGTCGCTGCTCGCGGAGCTCCGTACCCACCGCGAGCAGGCGGCCGCCGCCCGCGAGCAGGCCTGCACCGACGTGCTCACCGGGCTGCGCAACCGCCGCGGCTGGTACCGCGCGCTCGTGGTCGACAACGGCGGTCCCGAGGACCCTGCCGGCGGGACCGCGGCCGTGCTCGTCCTCGACCTCGACGGGCTCAAGGCCGTCAACGACGCGTCCGGGCACGCGGCCGGCGACCGCCTGCTCCGGCAGGTGGCGGAGCTGCTGAGCGCGGCGGTCGGCCCCGGCGACGTCGTCGCCCGCTGCGGCGGGGACGAGTTCGCGGTGCTCACGTCGGCGGCCAGGCTCGACGACCTGACCGCGCGCGTGCGCCGAGGGCTCGCCGGTCACGGCATCGGGGCGTCCACCGGGGCGGCGGTGCGCGAGGCCGGTGAGCCGCTGGGACGGACCTGGCACCGCGCGGACCTCCTCATGTACGCGGTCAAGCGCCGGCGGCGCACCGACGCCACCGTGCTGCGCCTGCGGCCGGCCGACCCCCCGCCGGAGCCCGCACGGGCGTGGGAGCCGGTGGGCCGCCGGCCCCTGTCGCGCGTGCTGCGGGACGCCGCCGTCGCCGCGAGGGACGTCGTCCCGGGCACGCTGGCGGCGTCGGTCACGGTCGTCGTCGGCGCCCGGCTCGACGCGGTGGTGCTCGACGGCCCGCCGGCCGCCGCGCTCGACGAGCGGCAGTACGACGACGGCGGTCCCGGCCGGCGCGCGGCCCTCACCGGCCACGTGGTCCGCCCCGTCGACGGCACGGGCCCGGGTTCCGTGACCGCGGCGTCGTGGGCGGACTTCGCCGCGGCGGCGCACCGGCGCGGGGTGGAGGGCTGCCTCGCCGTGCCGGTCGGCCCCGCCGAGGTGGGCCCGCTGCCCGTCGGCCCGCCGGGGGAGGTGCCGGTGCCCGACTCCCCGACCCTCTCGCTCGTGCTCTACGGCCCCGCCGCCTACACGGCCGCGGACGAGGCGGCGCTCCTCGCCCTCGCCCGCCGGATGGAGCCCGCGCTGGTCGACGCGGCGAGGTGGGAGCGGCTGGTGCGGGAGCGGCGGCAGCTGCTGCAGGCCATGGAGAGCCGGGCGGTCATCGAGCAGGCCAAGGGTGTGGTGGTCGCGACGCAGGGGCTCGACGCCGACGCGGCCTTCGCCTGGTTGCGCGTGCGGTCGAGGACGAGCAACCGCAAGCTCCGCGACGTCGCCCGGGACGTCGTCGACGGCGTGCGCCCCGAGGGGCCGGTCGCGGGCAGGGACCCAGGCGCCTGA